The Setaria italica strain Yugu1 chromosome IX, Setaria_italica_v2.0, whole genome shotgun sequence genome has a window encoding:
- the LOC101776068 gene encoding 26S proteasome non-ATPase regulatory subunit 4 homolog isoform X1 codes for MVLEATMICIDNSEWMRNGDYRPSRFADQSDAVGIVCNLKMQANPESTVGVLAMAGTGPGVNVIVTPTDDVGKVLASMHGLEIGGEANLTVAIQVAQLALKNRQNKQQQQRIIVFIGSPVLDDKYALEAIGKRLKKNNIAIDVVDFGESGNEKPEKLEALVAAVSSGGNSHIIHVPPGEYLLSDAIISSPILAQGNESGFGSVASGASGFEFGLDPELALALQSIGQRQSSTSNDDTVMVEAESEPNLCTDDKRNLQKDEEDQLLQQANEMLIEYGNHRALHAADDELFDVDEVALVLQMSVQEEETGTQSDMSELFDNQPFAQYVTYALPGVDLNNLSNKDLQEWHELLIGTSEAKKQRKKQKKKQHKKQQKKREG; via the exons atggtgcTTGAG GCGACGATGATCTGCATCGACAACTCGGAGTGGATGCGGAACGGGGACTATCGCCCGTCGCGGTTCGCGGACCAGTCCGACGCCGTCGGCATCGTGTGCAACCTAAAGATGCAG GCGAACCCAGAGAGCACGGTGGGGGTGTTGGCCATGGCGGGCACGGGCCCGGGCGTCAACGTGATCGTCACGCCCACCGATGACGTCGGCAAGGTCCTCGCAAGCATGCACG GGCTGGAAATTGGTGGTGAAGCAAACTTAACTGTTGCTATCCAGGTCGCTCAACTTGCACTCAAGAATCGGCagaacaagcagcagcagcagagaatAATTGTTTTTATTGGCAG CCCAGTACTAGATGATAAGTATGCGCTAGAGGCAATCGGAAAAAGGCTGAAGAAGAACAATATTGCTATTGATGTTGTTGACTTTGGTGAATCTGGCAATGAAAAGCCTGAGAAACTAGAAGCTCTTGTTGCTGCAGTGAGTAGTGGAGGCAATAGTCATATAATTCATGTCCCTCCCGGAGAATATTTACTTTCTGATGCCATCATCAG TTCACCAATATTAGCACAAGGCAATGAAAGTGGTTTTGGTTCTGTAGCCAGTGGAGCGTCTGGTTTCGAATTTGGTTTGGACCCAGAGCTGGCCCTAGCACTTCAGAGCATAGGCCAAAGGCAATCTTCAACCTCCAATGATGACACTGTTATGGTTGAGGCGGAATCTGAACCAAATCTTTGTACTGATGATAAAAGAAATCTGCAGAAG GATGAGGAGGATCAGCTATTGCAACAAGCTAATGAGATGTTGATAGAATATGGTAACCATAGAGCTTTACATGCTGCTGATGACGAACTGTTTGATGTTGATGAGGTGGCTTTAG TTCTTCAGATGTCTGTTCAGGAAGAAGAAACTGGCACTCAGTCTGACATGAGTGAATTGTTTGATAACCAACCATTTGCGCAATATGTCACTTATGCA cttcCTGGTGTCGACCTTAACAATCTATCTAACAAGGATCTGCAGGAATGGCATGAACTATTGATTGGCACAAGCGAG GCAAAGAAGCAACGCAAGAAGCAAAAAAAGAAGCAACACAAGAAGCAACAAAAGAAGCGTGAGGGCTGA
- the LOC101775393 gene encoding alpha-mannosidase — MAPPLLPLLPLVAAVALALAASTEAAAAFAVASNATAPATVAGKLNVHLVAHSHDDVGWLKTVDQYYVGSNNSIQGACVLNTLDSVVDALARDPARKFVVVEQAFFQRWWAEKSPAIQDIVHKLVDSGQLEFINGGWCMHDEAAVHYIDMIDQTTLGHRMIKKQFNKTPRAGWQIDPFGHSAVQAYLLGAELGFDSVHFARIDYQDRAKRKGDKGLEVIWRGSRTFGSSSQIFTNAFPVHYSPPDGFSFEVLDENVIPVQDDMSLFDYNVIERVNDFVAAAIAQANVTRTNHIMWTMGDDFNYQYAESWFRNMDKLIQYVNKDGRVHALYSTPSIYTDAKHASDESWPVKYDDYFPYADSTNAYWTGYFTSRPTFKRYVRVYSGYYLAARQIEFLVGRSSLGLFTSSLEDAMGIAQHHDAVSGTAKQHTTDDYSKRLALGASKVEKGVNTALTCLTSSNGTCVSSVVNFNQCPLLNISYCPSTEEASSATKSLVVVVYNPLGWERSDFIRVPVNDENLAVKNSDGTIVESQLVKVDSVTGNLRKFYVKAYLGITADKPPKYWLVFQASVPPMGWNSYYISRPTGAAYNGTGYATAVVSASHDTIEVGPGPLKMSFSSASGQLKRIFNSVSGVDLPIQQSFFWYRSSEGDDVDSQASGAYIFRPDGNRPTTVSSSSVPLKVIRGPLVDEVHQQFSSWVYQITRLYKNKEHAEVEYTIGPIPVDDDVGKEVITRMTANMVTNSTFYTDSNGRDFLKRVRNYREDWDLQVTQPVAGNYYPVNLGVYVADGKYELSVLVDRAVGASSIHDGQLEIMLHRRILKDDARGVGEPLDEVVCDGEDCEGLTARGTYYVNVEKLGHGAHWRRTYGQQVYSPFLLAFTHEEETSWKSYNVPKSSMMDANYSLPHNVAIVTLQNLDDGTTLLRLAHLFQAAEDPEYSVLAKVDLRKMFGKRTIKELTETNLSANQNKSEMKKLNWKIIGETENDPAPIKGAPVDSQALVVELGPMEIRTFLLKF; from the exons ATGGCGCCGCCGCTTCTGCCGCTGCTGCCTCTGGTGGCAGCAGTAGCGCTCGCGTTGGCGGCttcgacggaggcggcggcggcgttcgcggTGGCGTCCAacgcgacggcgccggcgacggtggcgggcaAGCTGAACGTGCACCTGGTGGCGCACTCTCACGACGACGTCGGGTGGCTCAAGACAGTCGACCAGTACTACGTCGGCTCCAACAACAGCATCCAGGGCGCCTGCGTCCTCAACACGCTCGACTCCGTCGTCGACGCGCTCGCCAGGGACCCCGCCCGCAAgttcgtcgtcgtcgagcag GCTTTCTTCCAAAGGTGGTGGGCAGAGAAAAGCCCGGCAATACAAGACATAGTCCACAAGCTGGTTGACTCGGGTCAGCTGGAGTTCAT AAATGGTGGGTGGTGTATGCATGATGAAGCTGCTGTGCATTACATTGACATGATTGATCAGACCACACTTGGTCACCGGATGATCAAGAAACAATTCAACAAGACTCCAAGAGCTGGCTGGCAAATTGATCCTTTTGGTCATTCTGCAGTTCAAGCTTATTTGCTTGGAGCAGAG CTTGGTTTTGATTCTGTACATTTCGCAAGAATTGATTACCAAGATAGAGCAAAGCGGAAAGGAGATAAAGGCCTAGAGGTTATATGGCGCGGCTCAAGAACTTTTGGTTCATCTTCACAG ATCTTCACAAATGCGTTTCCTGTCCATTATAGCCCACCAGATGGCTTTAGCTTCGAAGTCCTGGATGAAAATGTCATACCTGTTCAG GATGACATGTCACTGTTTGACTATAATGTCATAGAACGTGTGAATGATTTTGTTGCTGCAGCCATAGCACAG GCAAATGTTACGCGTACAAACCACATCATGTGGACCATGGGGGATGATTTTAACTACCAGTATGCTGAATCCTGGTTCCGGAATATGGACAAACTTATCCAATATGTGAACAAG GATGGCCGAGTTCACGCCTTGTATTCTACTCCATCCATCTACACAGATGCCAAACATGCGTCAGATGAATCTTGGCCAGTAAAATATGATGATTATTTCCC CTATGCTGATTCAACAAACGCATACTGGACTGGGTATTTTACAAGCCGTCCAACTTTCAAGCGATATGTTCGAGTGTACAGTGGATATTACCTG GCTGCTCGTCAAATAGAATTTTTGGTGGGTAGGAGTTCCTTGGGATTATTCACTTCCAGCTTGGAAGATGCAATGGGAATTGCCCAGCATCATGATGCAGTCTCAGGTACTGCAAAACAGCACACAACTGATGACTACTCGAAACGGCTTGCCCTTGGAGCATCAAAG GTTGAGAAAGGTGTCAACACTGCTCTGACTTGTCTGACAAGCTCCAATGGAACATGTGTGTCCTCTGTAGTAAACTTTAACCAG TGTCCACTTCTCAATATAAGCTACTGCCCTTCAACTGAGGAAGCAAGTTCAGCAACAAAGAGCCTA GTTGTAGTTGTTTACAATCCTCTTGGGTGGGAGCGTAGTGACTTCATAAGGGTTCCT GTCAATGATGAAAACCTAGCTGTAAAAAATTCGGATGGAACTATTGTTGAGTCCCAACTAGTTAAGGTTGATAGCGTGACAGGCAATTTAAGGAAGTTTTATGTGAAGGCTTACCTTGGAATCACAGCAGACAAGCCCCCTAAGTATTGGCTAGTATTTCAAGCTTCTGTACCGCCAATGGGATGGAATTCTTACTACATTTCGAGGCCCACTGGAGCAG CATACAACGGTACTGGGTATGCCACGGCCGTGGTTTCTGCAAGTCATGACACAATTGAAGTTGGACCAGGGCCTCTAAAGATGTCCTTTTCCTCAGCATCTGGACAACTCAAGAGAATATTCAATTCTGTCTCAGGA GTGGATTTACCAATTCAGCAAAGCTTTTTTTGGTATAGATCAAGTGAAGGTGATGACGTGGATTCACAG GCATCTGGAGCTTATATTTTTAGACCTGATGGTAACAGACCAACTACTGTTTCATCATCATCG GTGCCACTGAAAGTTATCCGTGGACCTCTGGTCGATGAAGTGCATCAACAATTCAGCTCGTGGGTTTATCAG ATTACACGACTCTACAAGAACAAGGAGCATGCTGAAGTTGAATACACG ATTGGACCAATCCCTGTTGATGATGACGTAGGGAAGGAGGTCATCACGCGAATGACAGCAAATATGGTCACGAACAGTACATTTTATACAGATTCTAATGGACGGGATTTCCTCAAAAGG GTGAGAAATTACAGGGAAGATTGGGACCTTCAAGTGACTCAGCCAGTTGCAGGAAATTACTATCCG GTCAATCTGGGAGTATATGTAGCAGATGGAAAATATGAACTATCTGTACTTGTTGATCGTGCTGTCGGAGCATCAAGTATCCATGATGGTCAGCTAGAGATTATGCTACACAG GCGTATACTTAAAGATGATGCTAGAGGTGTTGGAGAGCCACTTGATGAAGTTGTTTGTGATGGTGAAGATTGTGAGGGGCTCACG GCCAGGGGCACTTACTATGTCAATGTCGAAAAGCTAGGGCATGGAGCTCATTGGCGACGTACATATGGACAGCAAGTCTATTCACCCTTTCTCCTTGCTTTTACTCATGAG GAGGAAACAAGCTGGAAATCCTACAATGTTCCAAAATCTAGCATGATGGATGCAAATTACAGTCTACCTCATAATGTGGCAATAGTCACTTTGCAG AATCTAGATGATGGTACCACGCTACTCCGCTTGGCCCATCTTTTTCAG GCTGCTGAGGACCCTGAATATTCAGTGTTAGCAAAAGTTGATCTTAGAAAAATGTTCGGAAAGAGAACT ATCAAGGAATTGACCGAGACAAACCTTTCTGCAAATCAGAACAAGTCCGAGATGAAGAAGCTCAATTGGAAGATCATTGGGGAAACTGAAAATGATCCTGCCCCGATAAAAGGGGCCCCCGTTGATAGCCAAGCTCTAGTTGTTGAACTGGGACCCATGGAGATACGCACGTTCTTGCTGAAATTTTAA
- the LOC101776068 gene encoding 26S proteasome non-ATPase regulatory subunit 4 homolog isoform X2, translating into MLFLGSGLEIGGEANLTVAIQVAQLALKNRQNKQQQQRIIVFIGSPVLDDKYALEAIGKRLKKNNIAIDVVDFGESGNEKPEKLEALVAAVSSGGNSHIIHVPPGEYLLSDAIISSPILAQGNESGFGSVASGASGFEFGLDPELALALQSIGQRQSSTSNDDTVMVEAESEPNLCTDDKRNLQKDEEDQLLQQANEMLIEYGNHRALHAADDELFDVDEVALVLQMSVQEEETGTQSDMSELFDNQPFAQYVTYALPGVDLNNLSNKDLQEWHELLIGTSEAKKQRKKQKKKQHKKQQKKREG; encoded by the exons ATGTTATTTTTGGGTTCAGGGCTGGAAATTGGTGGTGAAGCAAACTTAACTGTTGCTATCCAGGTCGCTCAACTTGCACTCAAGAATCGGCagaacaagcagcagcagcagagaatAATTGTTTTTATTGGCAG CCCAGTACTAGATGATAAGTATGCGCTAGAGGCAATCGGAAAAAGGCTGAAGAAGAACAATATTGCTATTGATGTTGTTGACTTTGGTGAATCTGGCAATGAAAAGCCTGAGAAACTAGAAGCTCTTGTTGCTGCAGTGAGTAGTGGAGGCAATAGTCATATAATTCATGTCCCTCCCGGAGAATATTTACTTTCTGATGCCATCATCAG TTCACCAATATTAGCACAAGGCAATGAAAGTGGTTTTGGTTCTGTAGCCAGTGGAGCGTCTGGTTTCGAATTTGGTTTGGACCCAGAGCTGGCCCTAGCACTTCAGAGCATAGGCCAAAGGCAATCTTCAACCTCCAATGATGACACTGTTATGGTTGAGGCGGAATCTGAACCAAATCTTTGTACTGATGATAAAAGAAATCTGCAGAAG GATGAGGAGGATCAGCTATTGCAACAAGCTAATGAGATGTTGATAGAATATGGTAACCATAGAGCTTTACATGCTGCTGATGACGAACTGTTTGATGTTGATGAGGTGGCTTTAG TTCTTCAGATGTCTGTTCAGGAAGAAGAAACTGGCACTCAGTCTGACATGAGTGAATTGTTTGATAACCAACCATTTGCGCAATATGTCACTTATGCA cttcCTGGTGTCGACCTTAACAATCTATCTAACAAGGATCTGCAGGAATGGCATGAACTATTGATTGGCACAAGCGAG GCAAAGAAGCAACGCAAGAAGCAAAAAAAGAAGCAACACAAGAAGCAACAAAAGAAGCGTGAGGGCTGA